A window of the Pyrodictium abyssi genome harbors these coding sequences:
- a CDS encoding PadR family transcriptional regulator, with protein MVSQALEMRTRYMILLLLAEGPKTGYELMKRIRSIFAEAGGGASPGTVYPVLRGLEEEGYIESSEEPHGARQRKVYRITEKGIEQLLRMINKGLYVVEATIKLHMAAAQCLARSPRGELLPLLREILARLGRIEELTGELRDMLQRVVAVYDEAQQGRGAGQGNAIKG; from the coding sequence ATGGTGAGCCAAGCACTCGAGATGCGCACCCGCTACATGATACTACTACTCCTAGCAGAGGGGCCGAAGACAGGCTACGAGCTAATGAAGAGGATAAGGAGCATCTTCGCGGAAGCTGGTGGCGGCGCCAGCCCCGGCACGGTATACCCTGTCCTCCGCGGCCTAGAAGAGGAGGGCTACATAGAGTCCAGCGAAGAGCCTCATGGCGCCCGCCAGAGGAAGGTCTACAGGATAACCGAGAAGGGCATAGAACAACTCCTACGGATGATAAACAAGGGCCTTTACGTCGTAGAGGCTACCATAAAGCTCCACATGGCTGCTGCTCAGTGCCTCGCGCGGAGCCCTCGCGGCGAGCTACTCCCGCTTCTAAGGGAGATACTTGCTAGGCTTGGGAGGATAGAGGAGCTCACTGGGGAGCTACGCGACATGCTGCAACGCGTAGTAGCGGTCTACGACGAGGCCCAGCAGGGCCGGGGAGCAGGGCAAGGCAATGCTATAAAGGGCTAG
- the hypB gene encoding hydrogenase nickel incorporation protein HypB — MVEVVRFIGKNIVEENARLAEKLRRLYNEAGVKVFEFLGGPGSGKTSVIERLVERMLRDYRPDEIGYIGGDIATTLDTERIARYGVRHVQINTGGTCHLEVPHVEAAIRALGGAEALRRLKVLIIENVGNLICPFNFPLGAHARVLVADVAEGEDKFVKHPLSTRASDVIVINKVDIAGAVDVDVEKLVRDARSLNPRAPIVLVSARTGQGIEELYRVLMELAGSGG, encoded by the coding sequence GTGGTCGAGGTAGTACGGTTCATAGGCAAGAACATTGTCGAGGAGAATGCGCGTCTGGCTGAGAAGCTCCGCCGGCTCTACAACGAGGCCGGTGTGAAGGTGTTCGAGTTCCTGGGGGGCCCGGGGAGCGGGAAGACGAGCGTGATAGAGAGGCTCGTGGAGCGGATGCTGAGGGACTATCGGCCGGACGAGATAGGCTACATCGGCGGCGACATAGCGACGACCCTGGATACCGAGCGCATAGCCCGGTACGGCGTCCGCCACGTGCAGATAAACACTGGGGGTACGTGCCACCTCGAGGTGCCCCACGTAGAGGCCGCGATAAGGGCCCTTGGAGGGGCCGAGGCGCTCCGCCGCCTAAAGGTCCTCATAATAGAGAATGTCGGTAACTTGATATGCCCGTTTAACTTCCCGCTCGGCGCCCATGCCCGAGTGCTGGTAGCCGATGTCGCTGAGGGCGAGGATAAGTTCGTTAAGCACCCGCTGAGTACACGGGCGAGCGACGTCATAGTGATAAACAAGGTGGATATAGCCGGCGCCGTGGACGTGGACGTGGAGAAGCTTGTCCGTGACGCGCGCAGCCTGAACCCTAGGGCGCCCATAGTCCTTGTGAGCGCTAGGACGGGGCAGGGCATAGAGGAGCTATACAGGGTTCTCATGGAGCTGGCCGGGAGCGGGGGGTAG
- a CDS encoding hydrogenase maturation nickel metallochaperone HypA, which produces MHETSIALSILAAVEDAFRSTPGARRVTRIRLQVGMLSLIDPEALRFALRVVSRGTPAEDAEIDIEMVEPRFRCQSCGHEWGPSPEDVKRISEDPNLSTLVHIHPDALARYLRCPRCQGGNVEITRGHGVVLHSVSIETDGDEGGEA; this is translated from the coding sequence GTGCATGAGACGAGTATTGCTCTCAGCATTCTCGCCGCTGTGGAGGACGCGTTCCGCAGCACACCCGGAGCCCGCCGTGTGACCCGGATAAGGCTGCAGGTGGGCATGCTCAGCCTCATAGACCCGGAGGCGCTCCGGTTCGCGCTGCGCGTCGTCTCCCGGGGGACGCCCGCGGAGGACGCCGAGATAGACATCGAGATGGTTGAGCCCCGGTTCCGCTGCCAGAGCTGCGGGCACGAGTGGGGGCCAAGCCCTGAGGACGTGAAACGCATCTCCGAGGACCCTAACTTGAGTACGCTCGTCCACATCCACCCGGATGCTCTCGCCCGGTATCTCCGCTGCCCCAGGTGCCAGGGCGGTAATGTCGAGATAACCCGGGGCCATGGAGTGGTGCTCCACAGCGTGAGCATAGAGACCGACGGGGATGAGGGTGGAGAGGCGTAG
- a CDS encoding endonuclease III gives MERRSLEERVRLIVERLLEWYRDEPWWRREKAEPLRVMLSILLSNRSNRRVVRRVVAELLERYPRLEDMLGDPDGVRKALQPLGLAALRARAVLGLARLLAETGGVESFLGLPAEEARRRLLTIPGVGEKTADVLLMALWDADVFPVDTHIARIASRLGLVEPGARPEQVRRLLEPLIPRGLRARAHLAMIQLGREVCRPRRPRCSECPLRGLCSFPRGTEAG, from the coding sequence GTGGAGAGGCGTAGCCTAGAGGAAAGGGTCCGGCTGATAGTCGAGAGGCTACTGGAGTGGTACAGGGATGAGCCATGGTGGCGGCGGGAGAAGGCGGAGCCCCTCCGCGTGATGTTGTCGATACTGCTGAGCAACCGCTCCAACCGCAGAGTTGTCCGCCGCGTGGTAGCGGAGCTTCTCGAGCGCTACCCCAGGCTAGAAGACATGCTTGGAGACCCCGACGGGGTGCGTAAGGCTCTCCAGCCGCTAGGCCTCGCAGCGCTACGGGCTCGGGCCGTCCTGGGCCTTGCCCGGCTACTGGCCGAGACCGGTGGCGTCGAGTCCTTCCTAGGGCTCCCGGCCGAGGAGGCTAGGAGGAGGCTCCTCACGATCCCCGGGGTCGGCGAGAAGACCGCGGACGTCCTCCTCATGGCGCTCTGGGACGCCGACGTGTTCCCGGTCGACACGCATATAGCGCGTATAGCCTCCCGGCTCGGCCTAGTAGAGCCCGGGGCACGGCCCGAACAGGTGAGGAGGCTCCTAGAGCCCCTCATACCCCGCGGGCTCCGTGCACGCGCCCACCTAGCCATGATCCAGCTCGGCCGCGAGGTCTGCAGGCCGCGGAGGCCCCGCTGCAGCGAGTGCCCGCTCCGCGGGCTCTGCAGCTTCCCGCGGGGCACCGAGGCCGGCTAG